In one window of uncultured Acetobacteroides sp. DNA:
- a CDS encoding alpha-amylase family protein, with amino-acid sequence MKKSALVGATVALLSGAGLQALAEGGSTPHKEVIYQVFPRLFGNTNTTNKPWGTIGENGVGKFNDFTDTALRELHDLGVTYMWYTGVPHPALIGDYTRYGIGNDDPDVVKGRAGSPYAIKDYYNVNPDLAVDPAKRLDEFKALIARTHKNGMKVIIDIVPNHVARGYHSTVFPDRDFGCTDDISVEYKRNNNFYYIPGKPFEVPEFKNGYLPLGGEHHPLSDGKFNENPAKWTGNGTRLARPDFYDWYETVKINYGIRPDGTKDFPELPAGFDKKSYKEHFAFWKNKDVPDSWKKFRDIALYWLGMGVDGFRYDMAEMVPVEFWSYMNSSIKMKNPNAFLVAEVYNPKEYRNYISKGKMDYLYDKVQLYDTLKHIIQGRGLTYNIVGIQNDLADIEHHMLHFLENHDEQRIASPEFAGSAAKGKPMMVVSAAISTSPTMLYYGQEVGEAGSLSSGFGTHSRTTIFDYAGVPNHQRWMNGGKFDGGALTTDEKELRDFYKRLLNFSIRSSALTGKYAEIQTVNRKQSGYDRNIFSFVRWSSKQKLVVVSNFDAKTTSRFNLTIPASIIKAWRLKNGSYTLKDALYGTTATLKVANGVGTVDVSIKPLESFIYLL; translated from the coding sequence ATGAAGAAATCGGCATTAGTAGGGGCAACCGTCGCCCTGCTATCGGGCGCAGGCCTTCAGGCGCTGGCGGAGGGCGGCAGCACCCCGCATAAGGAGGTGATCTACCAGGTATTTCCCCGCCTTTTTGGAAATACGAATACCACCAACAAGCCCTGGGGAACAATCGGGGAGAACGGCGTGGGTAAGTTCAACGACTTTACCGATACGGCGCTCCGCGAGCTCCACGACCTCGGCGTAACCTACATGTGGTACACGGGCGTTCCGCATCCCGCGCTAATTGGCGACTACACCAGGTACGGCATCGGCAACGACGACCCCGATGTGGTAAAGGGACGCGCCGGATCGCCCTACGCCATTAAGGACTACTACAACGTTAACCCCGACTTGGCTGTCGACCCTGCCAAGCGCCTCGACGAGTTCAAGGCGCTTATTGCCCGCACCCACAAGAATGGGATGAAGGTGATTATCGACATCGTTCCCAACCACGTGGCGCGTGGCTACCACAGCACCGTTTTTCCAGATAGGGACTTCGGTTGCACCGACGATATCTCGGTGGAGTACAAGCGCAATAACAATTTCTACTACATCCCCGGAAAACCCTTCGAGGTGCCCGAGTTTAAGAACGGCTACCTGCCTCTTGGCGGCGAGCATCATCCCCTTTCTGATGGCAAGTTCAACGAAAACCCTGCCAAATGGACCGGCAATGGAACCCGCCTGGCTCGCCCCGACTTCTACGACTGGTACGAGACGGTGAAGATCAACTACGGCATTCGTCCCGATGGAACAAAGGATTTCCCCGAGCTCCCTGCCGGGTTCGATAAGAAGTCGTACAAGGAGCACTTCGCTTTTTGGAAGAACAAGGATGTTCCCGACTCGTGGAAGAAGTTCCGCGACATTGCCCTCTACTGGCTTGGCATGGGTGTCGACGGTTTTCGCTACGACATGGCAGAGATGGTGCCCGTCGAGTTCTGGAGCTACATGAACTCCTCCATCAAGATGAAGAACCCCAACGCCTTTTTGGTTGCCGAGGTCTACAACCCCAAGGAGTATCGCAATTACATCAGCAAGGGTAAGATGGACTACCTCTACGACAAGGTGCAGCTCTACGACACGCTAAAGCACATCATCCAAGGCCGTGGCCTTACCTATAACATCGTTGGAATTCAGAACGACCTTGCCGACATCGAGCACCACATGCTGCACTTTCTGGAGAACCACGACGAGCAGCGCATTGCCAGCCCCGAATTTGCAGGAAGCGCCGCCAAGGGTAAGCCTATGATGGTGGTTTCGGCAGCAATCAGCACCTCGCCAACGATGCTCTACTACGGGCAGGAGGTAGGGGAGGCTGGTAGCCTAAGTTCTGGCTTCGGAACCCACTCGCGCACCACCATTTTCGACTACGCGGGCGTTCCAAACCATCAGCGTTGGATGAATGGCGGTAAGTTCGATGGCGGCGCCCTTACCACCGACGAAAAGGAGCTGCGCGACTTCTACAAGCGCCTGCTCAACTTCTCCATTCGAAGCTCGGCCCTTACGGGTAAGTATGCCGAAATCCAAACCGTAAACCGTAAGCAGAGCGGGTACGACCGTAACATCTTCTCGTTTGTGCGCTGGAGCAGCAAGCAAAAGCTGGTTGTGGTCTCCAACTTCGACGCAAAAACCACGAGCCGCTTCAACCTTACCATCCCAGCCAGCATCATTAAGGCTTGGCGATTGAAGAACGGCAGCTACACCCTAAAGGATGCGCTTTACGGAACCACCGCCACCCTAAAGGTGGCCAATGGAGTGGGTACCGTTGATGTTTCCATCAAGCCTTTGGAGTCGTTTATCTATCTCTTGTAA
- a CDS encoding DUF6443 domain-containing protein, translating into MRKHTICISLHIALLVAENLTAMGQQVNPTTGQNYIVKRMPREGTTAVIDLLKLPAAKQGATIEYYDGLGRPLQTIGVAATPNADGSAFNDQITPHVYDGMGREYRQYLPLPKAQGVGAGAYQTNAVDASYTTSCDHYKFYNPAVPNGIAPDTRPFGETIYDGSPLSRVVSQTGPGSKWQSHPVSTAYGTNTAGEVILWTVADNGTLTGGLCYLPGTLYRTAVQDEDKTTTVEYKDMEGRVVRKVADYGAETNPVHQNATTDYVYDDFGRLRWVLPPKYMASLDTKGLPKGLPANTSLVQGAQELKNTTSQAKYVLAPGASLTLLPTFVGGTGFTVSPGAALESLDALAYYYEYDGYGRMIKKKLPGVEPVYMVYDSRDRLVAVQDGEQRKSNRWLYTRYDALNRPVETGYIAKSGTRADMESTVNAAFAAAQYDTPYTGKLNGVEYSTYTRNSFPRVVNKVYVDGVIDSLTYTFYDSYANGGAANLGGSKVYDQTVTTNVTGLPTVSKVKELTTNTWSTTATYYDERGRVIQTVKKGLYPDAKGTMTVSTELNFVGQPKRIKEEQSFKPSATAGAITTSIERRYDYYDSGQLRGVYAKMNNAATEETLATYTYDALGHVLQKKYGGTDQKQHYEYNIRGWLTKINEPNTAGDDFFAMSLAYEAPEVTGGQARYGGNISSMVWRTQLDNDGNKPKKGYGFAYDAQNRLTGSSYATTDALSASDVYTEKSLGYDANGNITSLTRTNGASTATTFGYAYSGNQLLSINGGAAYQYDANGNATKDGYKGFSIGYNELNLPKSVSKGTQTVSYTYDATGSKLAMVDTDNSGRYYHGSMVYERSKEGAFSFGYALHDEGMIKSTDNGFVYQYNLKDHLGNTRAVFKKTGVGLNTMLLQAADYYPFGKSFENKDVPNNRYLYNGKELQNLTIDGAHFDWYDYGARFYDPELGVWHSFDPLAEKKFWISPYAYCSNDPINKIDPDGMDDVYNSQGKFIEHNKHEIDKKQDHIVIREPNYAKKFLVAIGFGDSKFVKNMADNIDTRIEKTTLSAEAYSNVFTNILSETTGVKMNNLYNGSVSVVISHNDWNVDDQYNSPSLNANQNASEGLYEGQTRITASIINSGDKDDNRFLFSTTSNVQNLLGAHEKIGHGQKGLSDHTRTHNVYEYQFRHDSWKNTTQPFKEYMRIVHKQELNK; encoded by the coding sequence ATGAGAAAACATACTATCTGCATATCTCTTCATATTGCTCTTCTGGTGGCAGAAAACCTTACCGCCATGGGTCAACAGGTTAACCCCACCACGGGCCAGAACTACATTGTCAAGCGCATGCCCCGCGAGGGTACTACCGCTGTGATTGACCTGCTAAAGCTCCCTGCCGCAAAGCAGGGGGCCACCATCGAATACTACGACGGCCTCGGTCGACCCCTACAAACCATAGGGGTGGCGGCCACGCCCAACGCTGACGGCTCCGCCTTCAACGACCAGATCACCCCGCACGTGTACGACGGCATGGGGCGCGAGTACCGCCAGTACCTGCCGCTACCCAAGGCGCAAGGGGTAGGTGCTGGTGCCTACCAGACCAACGCTGTAGATGCAAGCTATACCACTAGCTGCGACCACTACAAGTTCTACAACCCGGCTGTACCGAACGGTATTGCCCCAGATACACGCCCCTTTGGCGAGACCATTTACGACGGCTCGCCGCTTAGCCGGGTGGTTTCGCAAACCGGACCCGGTAGCAAGTGGCAGAGCCATCCTGTGAGTACTGCCTACGGCACCAATACGGCTGGCGAGGTGATCCTTTGGACGGTGGCCGACAACGGCACGCTTACGGGCGGGCTGTGCTACCTGCCAGGCACGCTCTACCGCACGGCAGTGCAGGACGAGGATAAAACCACCACGGTGGAGTACAAGGATATGGAGGGGCGCGTGGTGCGCAAGGTGGCCGACTACGGAGCTGAAACCAACCCTGTACACCAAAACGCCACCACCGACTACGTGTACGACGACTTTGGCCGCCTGCGCTGGGTGCTACCGCCCAAGTACATGGCCTCGCTCGACACCAAGGGACTTCCCAAGGGGCTGCCCGCTAATACTAGCTTGGTGCAGGGGGCGCAGGAGCTTAAAAATACAACTAGCCAGGCGAAGTACGTGCTGGCACCTGGTGCCTCCCTAACGCTACTTCCAACCTTTGTGGGGGGAACAGGCTTCACGGTCTCCCCAGGAGCAGCCCTGGAATCGCTCGACGCGCTGGCCTACTACTACGAGTACGACGGCTACGGGCGTATGATTAAAAAGAAGCTGCCCGGGGTAGAGCCTGTGTACATGGTGTACGACAGCCGCGATAGGCTGGTGGCGGTACAGGACGGAGAGCAACGGAAGTCGAACCGCTGGCTCTACACCCGCTACGACGCGCTAAACCGACCCGTAGAAACGGGCTATATAGCAAAGAGCGGAACAAGGGCCGATATGGAGAGTACGGTTAATGCGGCCTTTGCTGCAGCGCAGTACGATACCCCATACACCGGGAAACTCAACGGAGTTGAATATAGCACCTACACGCGTAATAGCTTTCCCAGAGTGGTGAACAAGGTGTATGTGGATGGTGTGATAGACTCGCTTACCTACACCTTCTACGACAGCTACGCCAACGGTGGAGCTGCCAACCTTGGCGGTAGCAAGGTGTACGATCAAACGGTAACCACCAACGTTACGGGGCTACCCACGGTTAGCAAGGTGAAGGAGCTCACCACCAACACCTGGAGCACCACCGCCACCTACTACGACGAGAGGGGACGGGTAATTCAAACCGTAAAGAAGGGGCTTTACCCTGATGCCAAGGGAACAATGACAGTATCAACCGAGCTGAACTTCGTTGGCCAGCCTAAGAGGATTAAGGAAGAGCAATCCTTTAAGCCTTCCGCTACAGCAGGCGCCATTACCACAAGCATAGAGCGACGCTACGACTACTACGACAGTGGCCAGCTGCGCGGCGTATATGCCAAGATGAATAATGCTGCAACGGAGGAGACGCTGGCCACCTACACCTACGATGCGCTTGGCCACGTGCTGCAGAAGAAGTACGGAGGCACCGATCAGAAGCAGCACTACGAGTACAACATCCGCGGCTGGCTCACCAAGATCAACGAGCCCAACACTGCTGGGGACGACTTCTTCGCAATGAGCCTGGCGTATGAAGCGCCTGAGGTGACGGGCGGTCAAGCACGGTACGGTGGGAACATTTCCTCAATGGTGTGGCGTACACAGCTGGACAATGACGGTAATAAGCCAAAGAAGGGCTACGGTTTTGCCTACGACGCGCAGAATAGGCTTACGGGTAGCAGCTACGCCACCACCGATGCGCTTTCTGCTAGTGATGTCTACACCGAGAAGAGCCTTGGCTACGATGCCAACGGCAATATCACAAGCCTAACCCGTACCAATGGGGCTAGCACCGCCACGACCTTCGGCTACGCCTACAGCGGTAACCAGCTGCTCAGCATCAACGGAGGTGCCGCCTACCAGTACGACGCCAACGGTAACGCCACCAAGGATGGTTACAAAGGGTTTAGCATTGGCTACAACGAGTTGAACCTACCCAAGAGCGTGAGCAAAGGTACCCAAACCGTAAGCTATACCTACGACGCTACCGGGTCGAAGCTGGCAATGGTGGATACAGATAATAGTGGCCGCTACTACCATGGCAGCATGGTGTACGAAAGAAGTAAAGAAGGAGCCTTTTCGTTCGGATACGCTCTACACGACGAGGGAATGATAAAATCAACAGACAATGGGTTTGTGTACCAGTACAACCTGAAGGATCACCTCGGGAATACCCGCGCCGTCTTTAAGAAAACAGGAGTGGGGCTAAATACCATGCTATTACAGGCTGCCGACTACTACCCCTTCGGGAAGTCGTTCGAGAATAAGGATGTTCCAAATAACCGCTACCTTTACAACGGTAAGGAGCTCCAAAATCTAACCATTGACGGCGCCCACTTCGACTGGTACGACTACGGCGCACGGTTCTACGACCCGGAACTGGGCGTGTGGCATAGTTTTGATCCATTAGCAGAAAAAAAGTTTTGGATTTCACCATATGCTTATTGTTCAAATGATCCGATTAATAAAATTGATCCAGATGGAATGGATGATGTATATAACAGTCAAGGAAAGTTTATCGAACACAATAAGCATGAAATTGACAAAAAACAAGATCATATTGTAATCCGGGAACCAAATTATGCCAAAAAATTTTTGGTCGCTATAGGCTTTGGAGATAGTAAGTTTGTAAAAAATATGGCAGACAATATTGATACACGCATAGAAAAAACTACATTATCTGCAGAAGCCTATTCAAACGTGTTTACTAATATTTTGTCAGAGACAACAGGAGTAAAAATGAATAATTTATATAATGGTTCCGTGTCTGTAGTTATAAGTCATAATGATTGGAATGTGGATGATCAGTATAATTCACCAAGTTTGAACGCTAATCAGAATGCCTCAGAAGGTCTTTATGAAGGTCAAACAAGGATAACGGCATCTATTATAAATTCAGGAGATAAAGATGATAATAGATTTCTCTTTTCAACAACATCAAATGTTCAGAATTTATTGGGTGCTCATGAAAAAATTGGTCATGGTCAAAAGGGGTTGTCCGATCATACAAGAACCCATAATGTATATGAATATCAATTTAGACATGATTCATGGAAAAATACAACACAGCCTTTTAAAGAGTATATGAGAATTGTTCACAAGCAAGAATTAAACAAATAA
- a CDS encoding DUF5977 domain-containing protein, whose amino-acid sequence MFLQNKTLILKVSLVLWIIFSSIYIAYGQVTLPKTIPNSPNATAFLRYGEIPVDISSGVPKIEIPIYNLDAGFVKIPISITYHASGIKTSDAATNVGLGWFLNAGGLVSRVVLGRCDYSYNFQPDAPKNQVDMGKYIDEGHSYREYYNKWLCCGTDMYSDKYIFNTPTCSGTFRINFLNRKATTVPSDNNIIDFDNSQEYVRITDSQGNTWFFEESEKTCSQDNCDGYPVMWYPSTWYITKVVNYNKTDSVIFNYSEDIANAFRADNLSRYLQYTSASAPCLNRSMCPVNSLNTYESSVNTNTFRIKLLKSICHKNKTISFKYSLDKKFSKVTQLDTIEISCINRKKIAVLYHSFFGNDMSICNKDARLRLDSLSFVNPDKIVEKETYKVKYNSMNLPPYFCNGCAGGASFIEDYWGYYNGTSSNISQTPAAVIESSKNLFREKYSNLLSQASDRLPNELYAKACIIESIEYPTGGKTVFEFESNYAQNAYTFSKDSIIGGLRVKRILNYLRSNLAAIKEYRYYAPSVAVISSDNYLKNCLLGQVSPVNNYYIRCEHPYYKILSNPIRPITNGNGSIVYYRLVDEIVKDENRIYGKTSYSFFSPQEEDQYSYFSGIDSPEVSISDYDCGSYSPLMNYKSTYEFSNGEYKLVELEENNYRRIERGTFNTGLAVIINNMYFDIDGTPHSNYTCIPNWWYETKANRDIWLLAENKKTEYSKDGLRCELYTLYEYDSRGQLRKRYLKTSSGKITKSNYSYSYDFCNQNPYDKMLNKNIITPIVEQVDSVDNKFIRSLKTNYIDWGNTVIAPQTIEETSDKGKYPKVLLRYWGYDSMGNPLSVSRGGNFTTSYLWGYSKSFPIAEIKNSQNKQIAYTSFEPHSSDGWDLTPITILPSEGTSGFYQALLPQGKTLTTPLLSEDDYWIEFFAKGLNNSSICINNVLYPLTNEYKFYKIKSSLSKKGSFSFSVFGSSCYLDEIRVYPLNAIVSTFTYDPMIGITSETDPSGKTVKYAYDSFGRLMNVTELGKLVSNYDYKYYNQAAGNGSFSSKSYSWTFSKNTCPAGYVGGGVVYTVPEGKYTSTISQADADAKAQAEARDKGQAYANDNGTCYYLNTNTSSVGIAPNPGLNSTLTITSNTDWNIQGVPEWLSVSKTWGSGNATITMSPTVAYDSSQKRRATLTLYSTNVSISKTIEVYQ is encoded by the coding sequence ATGTTTTTACAAAATAAAACTTTAATACTAAAGGTATCATTAGTCCTTTGGATTATCTTTTCTTCGATTTATATTGCTTATGGACAGGTAACCCTTCCTAAAACAATTCCAAATTCGCCTAATGCCACAGCCTTTTTGAGATATGGAGAAATTCCTGTAGACATAAGTTCGGGGGTTCCAAAAATTGAGATCCCAATTTACAACTTGGATGCAGGATTTGTGAAAATACCAATTTCAATAACCTATCATGCATCTGGGATAAAGACTAGTGATGCCGCTACAAATGTCGGGTTAGGATGGTTTTTAAATGCGGGAGGGCTTGTTTCCCGAGTGGTGCTAGGTAGATGTGATTATTCTTACAATTTCCAACCAGATGCTCCCAAAAATCAAGTAGATATGGGAAAGTATATTGATGAAGGACATTCTTATAGAGAATACTACAACAAGTGGTTGTGTTGCGGAACAGACATGTATTCTGATAAATATATATTTAACACACCCACATGCTCAGGAACCTTTAGGATAAACTTCTTAAACAGAAAAGCCACCACAGTTCCATCTGATAATAATATTATTGATTTTGATAATAGTCAAGAGTATGTTAGAATAACAGATAGTCAAGGTAATACATGGTTTTTTGAAGAATCGGAAAAAACTTGCAGTCAAGACAATTGTGATGGATATCCTGTTATGTGGTACCCATCTACATGGTATATAACAAAGGTTGTAAACTACAATAAAACAGACTCTGTTATCTTTAACTATAGCGAAGATATTGCAAACGCATTTAGGGCAGATAATTTATCAAGATATCTTCAATACACTAGCGCAAGCGCCCCTTGCCTAAATCGCAGCATGTGCCCTGTAAATAGTCTAAATACATATGAGAGTTCTGTTAATACAAACACATTTAGAATAAAATTGCTAAAAAGCATATGCCACAAAAATAAGACTATCTCATTTAAATACTCGTTAGACAAAAAATTTTCAAAAGTTACCCAGTTGGATACAATTGAGATTTCATGTATTAATAGAAAAAAAATAGCCGTACTATACCACTCTTTTTTCGGAAATGATATGTCGATCTGCAATAAAGATGCTCGCCTCCGGCTTGATTCACTTTCGTTTGTAAACCCAGACAAAATTGTCGAAAAGGAAACCTATAAGGTGAAGTATAATAGTATGAATCTACCCCCATATTTCTGTAATGGATGTGCAGGTGGAGCATCATTTATAGAGGATTATTGGGGGTACTACAATGGAACATCATCTAATATTTCACAAACGCCTGCTGCCGTTATTGAATCATCAAAGAATTTATTTAGAGAAAAATATAGTAATTTGCTTAGTCAAGCATCAGATCGTCTGCCCAATGAATTATATGCAAAAGCATGTATTATAGAATCTATCGAATATCCGACAGGCGGCAAGACTGTTTTTGAATTTGAGTCTAATTATGCCCAAAATGCCTATACATTTTCTAAGGACAGTATAATTGGCGGGTTAAGGGTAAAAAGAATATTGAACTATTTGAGATCTAACTTAGCAGCAATAAAAGAATATAGATACTATGCCCCTTCGGTTGCTGTAATTAGTTCGGACAACTATTTGAAAAATTGCCTCCTTGGTCAGGTATCACCAGTAAATAATTATTACATCCGTTGTGAACATCCCTATTATAAGATATTATCGAATCCTATAAGACCTATAACAAATGGGAATGGAAGCATTGTATATTATAGGTTGGTTGATGAAATAGTGAAAGATGAAAATAGAATTTATGGGAAAACAAGCTATAGCTTTTTTTCTCCACAAGAAGAAGATCAGTATTCATATTTTTCGGGTATAGACTCACCTGAGGTATCAATATCAGATTATGATTGTGGCAGTTATTCACCCCTAATGAATTATAAAAGTACGTACGAATTTTCAAATGGAGAGTATAAACTAGTAGAATTAGAAGAGAATAATTATAGAAGAATTGAGAGGGGGACATTTAATACTGGACTTGCAGTAATAATCAACAACATGTACTTTGATATCGATGGGACACCACATAGTAATTATACTTGTATTCCAAATTGGTGGTATGAAACAAAAGCAAATAGAGATATTTGGCTCTTAGCAGAAAATAAAAAAACAGAGTATTCGAAAGATGGTTTAAGATGTGAATTGTATACATTATATGAATATGATAGTAGGGGACAACTAAGAAAACGGTACTTAAAAACTAGCTCTGGAAAGATAACGAAATCAAACTACTCGTACAGTTATGACTTTTGTAATCAGAATCCGTACGATAAAATGCTTAATAAAAACATCATAACCCCAATTGTAGAGCAAGTTGATTCTGTAGACAACAAATTTATTCGATCATTAAAGACGAACTACATTGATTGGGGAAATACTGTAATTGCTCCGCAAACTATTGAAGAAACAAGTGATAAAGGAAAGTATCCAAAAGTATTGCTACGCTATTGGGGATACGATAGCATGGGGAATCCTTTAAGTGTTTCTAGAGGGGGTAACTTTACCACCTCTTATTTATGGGGGTATAGCAAATCTTTCCCTATAGCAGAGATTAAAAACTCACAAAACAAACAGATTGCTTATACTAGCTTTGAACCACATTCATCTGACGGTTGGGATTTGACACCGATTACAATTTTACCTTCAGAGGGGACTTCTGGTTTTTATCAAGCATTGTTGCCTCAAGGTAAAACACTCACAACTCCACTATTATCTGAAGACGATTATTGGATTGAGTTTTTTGCAAAAGGTCTTAACAATAGTAGTATTTGTATTAACAATGTGCTATATCCTCTAACTAATGAATATAAATTCTATAAAATAAAAAGTAGCCTAAGTAAAAAAGGGAGCTTTTCTTTTTCAGTATTCGGATCCTCTTGCTATCTCGATGAAATTCGAGTTTACCCTCTTAACGCAATAGTAAGCACCTTCACATATGATCCAATGATTGGTATTACCTCTGAAACTGACCCCAGTGGTAAAACAGTAAAGTATGCCTACGACTCATTTGGACGACTGATGAATGTGACAGAGCTAGGCAAGCTTGTATCCAACTACGACTACAAGTACTACAACCAAGCAGCAGGCAACGGTAGCTTTAGCAGTAAAAGCTACAGCTGGACTTTTAGCAAAAACACCTGCCCGGCTGGTTACGTTGGCGGAGGGGTTGTTTACACGGTACCCGAGGGTAAGTATACCTCTACCATCAGCCAGGCCGATGCCGATGCTAAGGCTCAAGCGGAGGCTAGAGATAAAGGGCAGGCCTATGCCAACGATAATGGCACATGCTACTACCTGAATACCAACACCAGCTCTGTTGGCATTGCTCCTAATCCTGGATTAAACAGCACGCTGACAATCACCTCGAATACCGACTGGAATATCCAAGGTGTTCCCGAATGGTTGAGCGTTAGCAAAACTTGGGGAAGCGGTAATGCCACCATTACCATGTCTCCAACGGTGGCTTACGACAGCTCGCAGAAGCGTCGTGCAACGCTTACGCTATATTCTACCAATGTGTCCATATCCAAAACAATAGAGGTTTACCAATAG
- a CDS encoding PKD domain-containing protein has protein sequence MKSKLLFLIGLAAIFSSCSKDGETLTPNFDVVVTGKSPNAEITIVNKSTSATSFEWVFGEGSSVATCKDQTPAKVIVDKAGDFTITLKATNGSETKELTKTVKVEGLNGIALFKDVELSQVAGDTKMGRCLSVKTGKVYKDAEAKDASKDIDLIYYGSQSAFIYFESPDQADKITLSNPKKTLVQNYKNRFDVKAFDALVDDSSIKNLNVVNDESAIGSLEFPLTVTFKTAEGKVGIIKIKAINADRILFDMKVQKY, from the coding sequence ATGAAAAGTAAATTACTATTTTTAATCGGTTTAGCTGCTATTTTTTCTTCTTGCTCCAAAGATGGAGAAACTTTAACCCCCAATTTTGATGTTGTTGTTACAGGGAAATCTCCTAATGCAGAAATTACAATTGTAAATAAATCAACATCTGCAACATCTTTCGAATGGGTATTTGGTGAAGGATCAAGCGTTGCTACATGTAAAGATCAAACTCCTGCAAAAGTTATTGTTGATAAAGCTGGAGATTTCACCATTACGCTAAAAGCAACCAATGGTTCTGAAACTAAAGAGCTAACGAAAACCGTAAAAGTTGAAGGCCTAAATGGCATTGCCCTATTTAAGGATGTTGAACTTTCGCAAGTTGCAGGTGACACTAAGATGGGACGTTGCTTATCTGTAAAAACGGGCAAAGTCTACAAAGATGCAGAAGCAAAAGATGCATCTAAAGACATCGACCTTATATACTACGGTAGCCAATCGGCTTTTATCTATTTTGAAAGCCCAGATCAGGCTGATAAAATCACACTTAGCAACCCTAAAAAAACCCTTGTTCAAAACTACAAAAACAGATTTGACGTTAAGGCTTTTGATGCTCTAGTTGATGACTCCTCTATCAAAAATTTGAATGTGGTTAATGACGAAAGTGCTATCGGTTCTCTAGAATTTCCACTAACAGTTACATTCAAAACTGCTGAAGGAAAAGTTGGCATTATCAAAATTAAAGCGATCAATGCCGATAGAATTCTTTTTGATATGAAAGTTCAAAAGTATTAG